The Tenrec ecaudatus isolate mTenEca1 chromosome 17, mTenEca1.hap1, whole genome shotgun sequence sequence AATACCTTACTCTGCTACGGCTGTCCTGCTGGCTCTTTACCACCACTCTGTCCCAAgcagctttctctttgttcctGTCTCCCACTTACATTTCTTTCTCACTTTGAGTTTTCACCCCCGCTGTCCCTACTGGGCCCAAATTATACTCGGCTTGACCTTGGGGGACAGCTGTGACTCTGACAGAGTcagcaagtgaagatgggtgcCAAGGAGGAGCAAAATAGATTGTTGTTCCCCCAGATGGTGTTTTTGCATGTGTCTGTTCAAGTTCCGCTGCCTTAAAACTTTACCACTGAGAAAGCTGGACCCACATCACGGCCTTTCAGTATCCGGGAGAGAGTGCAAGAGATGATATATATTCTTTATGCAGAAAGCACGGGGTGTGTGTTTAATGGACTAATACTTACTGCGGTATAGCCCTAAACTCTGAACTGACCTGGGCCATATTACAGCTTCACGAGCTTTTAGTGACAGCTCGGTCAACTCTATACCTCAGTGTCTTCATCTGCATAATGGAAAGCTTGAGCTTGAAAATGCATATAAATTTCAGCCTTAATCCCTGACACAAAACTCCTCAGTGAACACTTGTTTTTCATGTGTTACAGCCTTAAAGTAACGGTAATTTAGAGATTAGGTGACTTGGTTGCTATTTTGTGTGATCTGTGGTAATTAATATGGGTAACAACTATGGCTTGAAGAGTATCACATGCCTTGCATTACATATGATTATGGAAAGATAGCTGTCGAGTTTTTTGAAATCGTGATCATTATTGAAATACAAAAGCAAAATTAATTTATTGGCATTTCTATTGCTGCGGTGGGTAATacgaaggggcttccaaaagtttgtaggAAAAGTCCATGATCAATCTCAATTTTCCACAAgcttgtatgtatgtgtatagacTATGTACACCAACATGTAAAAGTTTTTGTTCTTAGACTCCTACAACGTCTATTAATTTGATAGAAAGGTGAATGCTTGCTACTACCTAGTGGAAGAAGTAATTGGTAGAATCAGTCTGAAATAGCAAACCTCAGGCACAGGTGTTTGAGTAGCTCTGCTTGTTCTGTGCCCTGCTCCTAGATATCATTACAACTGACAAGGAGGAGGTCGCCTTCAAAGACCTGGATGTGGCCGTTCTCGTGGGCTCCATGCCAAGAAGGGAGGGCATGGAGAGGAAAGACCTGCTGAAAGCAAATGTGAAAATCTTCAAATCCCAGGGGACAGCCTTGGATAAATATGCAAAGAAGTCAGTTAAGGTGACCAGCGCTCTACTTTATGGAATGTTTGTTAGTATTTAAAGTTCTGTTTTAGGTGGAAAAGTCACCTACCTTACACCGCCCACCAATCCCATTCTGCGGACTTCATTTTAAGTAGTTAGCTTTTATTCTCTGGTAATTGCTAACTAGAAAATAATAGAAATGAGTTGAGTATGAGTCTACAGATTGCTTAGAACAAATTCTAAAGTGGTTTTGGACTCgtaaaacccaggctgcttagaaTGGTAGTACTGCTTATACGGTAATCCACAGACACTGGCGTCTTCAGGGGCAGTGGAATGGCATGTCTGCAGCTTACTCTCAAGCgcgcccacacacacagaactagAGAGGAAAGTAAACAGTCCACGGGAAGGAGATTTAGAAGCCAGCCCTTTTTAATGTACTTGTAGAGTGTCTGTTggaaattaccgtatatacttgaatataagctatCCCGAATATTGGCTGAGGTACCTcatttcaccacaaaaactgcattaaaaatgtgctggaaaactcggcttatacacaactaCATACGATATTTGAAAATAagggtttttcttttatttttgttttgggtttttaaaaagattttcagGGCCTGAAAGGCGCAATCCATATTCCAATGTCTTTTAGGATTAAAAGACATATATCCCAACGTGCTTtttctcctataaagattgatTCAATAGGAAGTTTGGGGCAACAGGGCCCTGATAAACTGTATTTTCACTAATCTGCCAAGTGATTCTTAAGATAGGGCAAACTTAAACACTGTTAACTCATTGAGGCAAATCATATCCCTAAAGTAAGTTGCTCAATTAGAACTTTCATCTCTTGCATACCACTGTTAGAAAAGTGAAAATTCCGCAAGTGAATTCAAAGTCTGAGTTAGACACGCATGTGGCTTATCTTTTGTGACAAGCACACAAATCCTCTCTCTGTCTTGGCATGCAGCAAAATGGCGAGCCGCGGCCCTTCGCTCGTGGGCATTGCCCCCTGGGAAGCGGCTCCTGTAAGTAATGGTGGCTGAACTAAAGAACCCTTTACTGTCCACAGTCAGGCCAAGAACTAGCAAATCAACCACAACTTTGAGTGTACGCTGATAACACTGCACGTTCAGCACGTACGCAAGTAGTTCATGGTTTTAAGTCATATTCTAAGACGGTTTTGTCAATCTGTACACTGGCTATAACTCTtctgcccctcccctgccccctagGTTATCGTTGTGGGCAACCCAGCCAATACCAACTGCCTGACTGCCATGAAGTCAGCCCCATCCATCCCCAAGGAGAACTTCAGTTGCTTGACTCGTCTGGATCATAACAGAGCTATGGCTCAAGTAAGAAGAATGCTAATTTCAATCTTTGGGATATTGCACGCTACAGCCTTTTCTCTCACGTTCAAGAAGCTAATTAAATGTACTTGCTTAATGTTCCCTTCCTCTAGTGGTTAGCACCAGTCATACCACTTGTATGATTTCCAAGATGGTTTGTAATTTATTTTTGTCAAATGCGGAGAACACTATTGAAACAGGGAGCTGGGCTTTTTCGGTGTGTGTGAAATTCTGcttcatttttccctttcaaatGTGAATTTTTAACTTTTATATCTTTTTGATACTGTTTCCATGTTTAATATTAAGTAGTTCACTTAAGAGCCAAATATTAATTCCTATAAATGTTTCTTACCCCTTGGAGTCTCAGCTAAACATGTCAAGAAGTTAGTTAAGTCGGCCAAGCTCCAAGGGGTAAGAAAAATTGACAACAATCCCAAGGGCCATTCAAAGCTCAGAGGCCATGCTGCTCAATCAGGCAAGGTTCCCAGGCTTTCTCAAACTTGAGGTGGTCATGGAACCCTCTGGAGTCGCCACAACGTCCGGCACCAGCCATACCTTCCTTTCCCCAGTGCTTTGGACCACTGCCCTCATCACTGATGGGTCTGGGAGGCCAGTCCTGTTTCTTAGGAAAGACCTTAATTCCTTTGAAGAAAAAAGGTACTTTTACTGGAAGATGATGAAAGATCTCagctagaaaaaaaatttttttaataaataaacacTTCTTCCTTGACTGGGAATTGATTATCTGAGGGGGCCTCAAAAAGTCTGGgaaggtatttctgaaactgttcaGCTCTGAGGTGCCGGGAAGGCGAAAAGACTTGACATTTGCTAAGCTGCTTTTTCCTGAGAGTCCCCGGTGGGATTTTTATTTTGCGTTAAGGACAAAAACATGTCGCAATTTGAAATAAAGCTTCTGTCTAAAGCCTGTTTTAACTTACCTAGCTTGCTCTTAAACTTGGCGTGACTGCTCGAGACGTAAAGAATGTCATCATCTGGGGGAACCACTCCTCGACTCAGTATCCAGATGCCAACCATGCCAAGGTGAAGGTGCAAGGAAAGGAAGTCGGTGTTTACGAAGCGCTGAAAAATGACAGCTGGCTCAAGGGAGACTTTGTCTCGGTAAGAAGACCAGTTGGCCCCATAACAACACAACATACAGACCTCTCGAGCTGgccctccgccccccaccccactgactGGCGAGGCTCCTCCAGGAGGGCAGGCCTAGAGGTTGCGAGGGTTCTCTCATAGTGAGCCAGCAGTGGTCTGATCTGACTGACCCGCCTCATCCGTTGTGTGCAAATCCCTAAGGAGTGTCCAAGTGGAACAATGAGCGTGGGCCCTCGCCCTCGATGATCTTTCCACAGAGATGCATTTCTTGTGTGAAGGGTGGGGTGGTAGACTTCTGGTGTGGGGGTGACTCGTTTTCTCTGGCCAGTATATTGGGAAGAGGCTAGTGAGGCTGACATTGGGTGATTGCATCATTTTGGAGGGAGCGCATTACTCTGTGGTCACAGCCCTAGCCCCCATCCCCAAATCAGCTTGGAATGAAAAATTCTGTCatatcaagtgatgctctgcctcTGTCTGCCTCACCCCAGACCGTGCAGCAGCGAGGCGCCGCTGTCATCAAAGCTCGGAAGCTGTCCAGTGCGATGTCAGCGGCGAAAGCCATTGGTGACCACATCAGGGACATCTGGTTTGGAACCCCAGAGGTGAGCACTCGGTGATTGGCAGAGGCTACTCTCAGGCATGCAGGTTATTCTCACGTTCCATCTCAGCTGCCTACAGCCCAAGAACCGTGGAAAAGCTGCTTATCCCTCTGATCTGTTTCCTCAGAGCATTGTGGGCTTCATTGTGATAATATATGAAAACCATGTAGCCCAGAGCCTGGCACATGATCGTGGTGACTGTTTTATTCCTAAAAGCCTATGTTGAGCCACAACTTCTCACAAATAAGTGAGGGTTGTATTTTTCCTGCCTGCTTCACTTGTGGGTTGAAGGTGCAATGGGGTAATAGCCGTGAAATTTCTCCTGTCCCTGGTGATGTTTCCTTACACCCTTACAAAGGTGTGCACGCACAAGAGTGTCACCAGGTCTAAGTCTGTTAGTTCCGGAGTCATTTGTCCTTGTAAGCAAGTTGTGGTGCACTGGGAGAATGTCTACTACTGTGGTTTTCAGGGCGAGTTTGTGTCCATGGGAATCATCTCTGATGGAAACTCCTATGGTGTCCCTGACGATCTGCTCTACTCATTCCCCGTCGTCATCAAGGTAAGGAGGGGGCTTTGGGCTTTTTCTCCCTTATAGAAAAGTAGTTACATGTTTTTCTTAAGGAAGCTGGTGTAACTTAGCCTAGCAGGTGGTCCCTTGGCTAAATTAGGTATGTGCCTGAGCTTCAGGTGTATGTGGAAGACAGGTTTCTCAGCTTTGCAATTATGTGACGTGCAATTACAGGTGACTAAAATGCTGAAATTAACCTGGAAAGCAAGCTTCACTTCTTCCCCGTAAAGCTCCAAACCAAACCGAATGcattgccatctagtccatgccgacacatagcgacccttgagggcagggtagaactgccctgtgagtttctgaaactaacagcttatgggagtagaaagccccgttgcCCCTAGTCCCCCCTGCCCCACACAGTTGCTTTTAGTACTTTTATTTCTGAATGAAGCTGTGGATTTAAGTACTGTCTCTTTATTATACCTGTGAAATAGTTATTTTGCTCACCAATTAAAACCTTATTTAATGGCTTTTCCTAGATTCAGCGTGCTCTATGTTCAAGCGTTGAGTGTTTTTCACTTATCCATTAAGTTAATTAAGGTTTGGATATGAATTCTGCTTCAGATAAACCTAGATTTTACTACCATTTAAGTTGCACCCTACTGGGCATTCACCTCTAGTTTAATTGTAAATGGCTCTATTTgcgtttattttttaaacagaatAAGACCTGGAAGATTGTTGAGGGTCTCCATATCAATGACTTCTCACGTGAGAAGATGGATCTTACTGCAAAGGAACtgacagaagaaaaagaaagtgctTTTGAATTTCTTGCCACTGCCTGACTAGACAATCATCATGTTACTAAATGCCCCAAAGCTGAGGAAGCTAAATGTCGTCTTTGACTGTAGTACCAAGTAATAATAAAGCTATACTTAAAGTACTtgtagggagaaaaaaaattcacattttagGGATCACGTGTTCTTGACACAGATTTGTGACCGTTTATCATCATGGTATCAGTGTTGCattctaaataaaaatatatattcaaatgaAAATGACTCAGACTCTACCTAGTATTTCTGACTATTTTCccatcagaaaacaaaataacacacGTCCAAACTTAACTAaggagttggtttggtttggtttttacttttttttttctcttcagacAAACATAAAAGTTCTGTAATACTATATGGAGTAccataaattgaaagaaaaaaagaatgagatattttatattttccaatGAAGACCCTCAAAacggcattttttttcttcacatgaAATGGCTTAGGAAGGCCACTAAAGCCATCACTGAGCAGTAGTCACGGTGTCAAGGCTACGTGTACTTTAATCTTTGGCTACCATATATCTGCCTCTTGGTGAACACACACAGCCTAAGTGGAAAGACAAGGCAGTCTCTAGAAAACGTTGGGCTATACGTCTGTAGTGGCATTAATCTAAGCCCTAAGacaaaagaaggaagacaatacAAGGACGCCGTTGGAGGACTTGTCTATCCCACAACAAAGGATATCTACCATCGTGACCATCTTTGGTTTCAGTTTCACTGTTTCGCATAAGATGCCCCCATCTCCACCGCCCAGAATCAGGGCATCTTTGCCAGTGTAATCTTTTCCACTGCCTATAATGGCCGGGGTGTACGCCAAGTCACTGCCAAATTGACATCTCCGCTGAGGGTGAGAATGTCTCCAAATTGCTTCGAGTGTAGAATTTTAATGTTCTGATAAGGTGAATCTTCATCATACACCACCTTATCGATGTCATACTCCACCAGGCGCCCGTCGGCAGTGGGCCAATATCTGTCGATGGGCCCCCTCGAACAATGGGTGGGTAATCACTTCACCCTCGCAGAACTTTCCTGATTCAGTTCTTTCATTCGTTCTATTTTGTTCAGAAGCCTGTCAAGTTCTTGGTTGCCGTGTGCATCACTGTCGTAGCTCTGAATGTCCAGCAATACCAGTCCGTGGGGGTAAATTCTCAAATTGGCAAAGCTGCCATTTTTGTTGGTGTAGGTTGCTAAGTACCATGGTCCTGCCAGGTGTGCACCGACTCGGtcattccctgctcttggaaaatgGACTGCAGGCCTTTGAGAACGGTTTCGCCAACTGCTTTGGCGCAGAGCGAGAAGTCCAGGGTGCTGTGTCGTGCTGCTGCCATAGTGCAGCGGAGCCCTGGGCCATGCCTGGGAGGTGGCGGCAGGAGAGTGCCTGGTTTGGTATTTTCAAATAAGCCCAGGCAAAGGCGATGGTGAAAACTGTTACAAGTTAAAGCCtggatctctctttttaaatagaACTGTAAACTCTACCTTGGGATCATGAATCTATTTCATTCGGCATATTTTTACACAATCTACACTATGCAGTTAAATACCTATCTTAAAGGTTCTTGCTTTGTAAGTAGTTTAAACACTGGTTATTAAATAGGTTGTTGGATCCCATCAAGTTcgtagcagccctgtgtacaacaacgAACACTGCCagggcctgggccatcctcagtgggccctgtgcttgagcccatccacgcagtcactgtgtcaattaaactccttgagggcctttttTTCCCCGGCTGCTcctctaggttaacaaacatgTCCTttaggaactggtctttcctgacagcacATGAATGTGtgatcaagtctcaccatcctcgcctttcaggagcattctggcatacTTCTTCCAAATAGATCAAGTGTGCCCATGGTACTGCCAATGTTACTCTCCAGActtccattcaaatgcatcaattcttcggtctttattcagtgtccaactttcacgtgcctatgaggcaattgaaagccaccatggcttgggtcaggacaaAATAGGCTGTAGATATCAAGAGCGCGTGTGAGGGCGACGCAGGAGCAGGCACTGATTCGGAACCAGCTCAGCACAGATAATACTTGTTAAGTTTCATGCCATCAGATGAAATGATAGTCATTTTTCATGATAGATGAAAAGATGATAGGCTTCCCTTGAGGTGATCTATGACAGATAAAAGACCACTAACCACTAGCCAGTCCCG is a genomic window containing:
- the MDH1 gene encoding malate dehydrogenase, cytoplasmic; amino-acid sequence: MPSPSPIMSEPIRVLVTGAAGQIAYSLLYSIGNGAVFGKDQPLILVLLDIPPMMGVLEGVLMELQDCALPLLKDIITTDKEEVAFKDLDVAVLVGSMPRREGMERKDLLKANVKIFKSQGTALDKYAKKSVKVIVVGNPANTNCLTAMKSAPSIPKENFSCLTRLDHNRAMAQLALKLGVTARDVKNVIIWGNHSSTQYPDANHAKVKVQGKEVGVYEALKNDSWLKGDFVSTVQQRGAAVIKARKLSSAMSAAKAIGDHIRDIWFGTPEGEFVSMGIISDGNSYGVPDDLLYSFPVVIKNKTWKIVEGLHINDFSREKMDLTAKELTEEKESAFEFLATA